A genomic segment from Zygotorulaspora mrakii chromosome 1, complete sequence encodes:
- the RKI1 gene encoding ribose-5-phosphate isomerase RKI1 (similar to Saccharomyces cerevisiae RKI1 (YOR095C); ancestral locus Anc_2.189), with amino-acid sequence MISPARHWSSSSLVEFSGRLHRNCISLTSWTRERRYWNTRSALKPHLSFGSTSKTRLSPSKSKKIRIAAKMTEEMPDTLKHYKVPKIEDMPSLGLPIENAKRAAAYLAVDENLDIFHHRIIGVGSGSTVIYVAERLGQYLKDEKFRDYVSQFICIATGFQSKQLIMDSGLQYGIIEQHPVIDIVFDGADEVDPNLQLIKGGGACLFQEKLISTSAKTFIVVADSSKRAPSKLGSHWRKGVPIEVVPPAYVRVRNDLLTKVNAKTAVLREGGKAKAGPIVTDNSNFIIDADFGEIEDPKTLYKEIKLMVGVVEAGIFVDNAAKAYFGNADGSVEILDKQGSAARITSV; translated from the coding sequence ATGATCTCGCCTGCGAGGCATTggtcatcatcatcgttgGTAGAATTCAGCGGCAGGCTTCATCGGAATTGTATAAGTTTGACGAGCTGGACAAGAGAGAGAAGGTATTGGAACACAAGATCAGCTTTAAAGCCACACTTGAGTTTCGGTTCAACTTCGAAAACACGATTATCACCgtcaaaatcaaagaagattaGAATAGCTGCAAAAATGACAGAGGAAATGCCTGATACTCTGAAACACTACAAAGTGCCAAAGATTGAAGACATGCCCTCTCTGGGGCTGCCCATCGAAAATGCTAAAAGAGCAGCAGCATATCTTGCAGtcgatgaaaatttagATATTTTCCACCACAGAATTATTGGTGTTGGCAGTGGAAGCACGGTAATTTATGTGGCCGAAAGATTGGGCCAGTATTTGAAGGACGAGAAGTTCAGGGACTACGTTAGCCAGTTCATCTGTATTGCTACAGGATTTCAATCAAAGCAGTTGATTATGGATAGCGGCTTGCAGTATGGTATCATAGAGCAACATCCGGTGATTGATATAGTTTTCGATGGCGCAGATGAAGTCGATCCCAATTTACAATTGATTAAAGGTGGCGGTGCATGCTTGTTCCAAGAAAAACTGATCAGCACAAGTGCGAAAACTTTTATAGTAGTGGCCGACTCGAGCAAAAGAGCTCCATCAAAGCTGGGGTCTCATTGGAGAAAAGGTGTGCCCATTGAGGTTGTACCACCTGCATATGTACGAGTCAGAAACGATCTTCTGACAAAAGTAAACGCGAAGACAGCAGTGCTTAGAGAAGGCGGTAAGGCCAAGGCTGGTCCAATCGTCACAGACAACAGCAATTTCATCATAGATGCCGATTTCggtgaaattgaagatccAAAAACGTTGTACAAGGAGATTAAGCTGATGGTCGGTGTGGTTGAAGCAGGAATATTCGTTGACAATGCAGCAAAGGCATATTTTGGTAACGCTGATGGATCTGTGGAAATCCTAGACAAACAAGGCTCAGCTGCACGTATTACTTCCGTGTAA
- the ARF3 gene encoding Arf family GTPase ARF3 (similar to Saccharomyces cerevisiae ARF3 (YOR094W); ancestral locus Anc_2.190), with protein sequence MGNSVSKTLGKIFGSREMKILMLGLDNAGKTTILYKLKLDQIKTFAPTVGFIVETVSYKNVKFNMWDVAGQERLRPLWRHYFPATTALIFVIDSGDIDRLNEAKEELYSIISEKEMENVVLLVWANKQDMKNAKNPREISDFLQLGQNLRNQLWCVIGSNALTGQGLVEGLSWISNNTKGRKN encoded by the coding sequence ATGGGCAATTCTGTATCAAAAACACTGGGTAAGATATTTGGATCTCGAGAGATGAAAATCCTTATGTTGGGATTAGATAACGCTGGGAAGACAACTATTCTTTACAAACTGAAACTGGACCAGATAAAAACATTTGCTCCTACTGTTGGTTTTATTGTTGAAACAGTTTCTTACAAGAATGTTAAATTCAATATGTGGGATGTGGCTGGGCAAGAACGATTGAGACCATTGTGGAGGCATTACTTtccagcaacaacagcatTAATCTTTGTTATAGATTCAGGTGATATTGATAGATTGAATGAAGCAAAAGAGGAATTGTACAGTATAATAAgtgaaaaggaaatggaaaatgTTGTTTTGCTTGTTTGGGCGAACAAACAAGATATGAAGAACGCAAAGAATCCGCGTGAGATATCAGATTTTCTGCAACTAGGCCAAAATTTGAGGAACCAACTTTGGTGTGTTATCGGTAGTAATGCCTTAACCGGTCAAGGTTTAGTAGAGGGTTTATCATGGATTTCCAACAATACtaaaggaagaaaaaactaG
- the CMR2 gene encoding Cmr2p (similar to Saccharomyces cerevisiae YOR093C; ancestral locus Anc_2.191), protein MPDLSIPENLPTYLQNQLNELVDDFTEENLTLKGYQNKRKQLLDNYARGKSNPLTPVKSQVHPQSVNHSRTQSCNSTIRTGHSTPHIGDDSSIASSINRSRNGDLDSMSPALHASQQHNRETQHAKTPQGRHHSLYRVTTVNSNSDYSSPSSRRKRSSIQLSLPSNEITGVPYNPMVPLLPRQEHPVAAESLPSIVRGRFDHYSSETAFISINEKGKETSISWDRLYLRAEKIAYVLSKEKLYKMDKIPLWYNRNEVIEFTIALLGCFIAGMVAVPVSFETYSVAEITEIIKLTNSKQILISNDCHNQLENLYSTVNHTKMKLTKNDFFSQINFIKTDDLGAYSKAKKTAPTFDIPNVSYIEFTRTPLGRLSGVVMKHKILSYQYKTLAGILNSRVLPHWKKNEINRSPHKKDTCPRYTILNSLDPTRSTGLILGVLFNIFSGNLLVSIDYRILQKLGGYENIINKFRADILLNDQLQLKQVVINYLDDPQSTFSKKQRINFGCIKCCLTSCTTIDTDVSDMVVNKWLKNLGCPDAPMCYSPMLTLLDFGGVFLSLRDQIGKLDNFQIHCSKLRLEDELFVNKENLRSNIIQPSVSAIVNSSNSFNEYLRVAAYGFPIPDATLCVVNPDDNTLVSDLTVGEIWVHSDSLTNEFYQMDRVNDFVFKAKLNYQKMYNFLLEQNNSSSALERLDTIMTICPSSLQFLRTKLIGFIHNGKIYVLSMVEDMFLQNQLIRLPNWSHTSDVSRAKISTEKPPPPTRNSTIGIRDKKRVVQTYYLHQITETLVRTVNTVSEVSAFELNHNKEEHFLAVVIESSMARPAATALISAGQNKNEVLEKRMNELTEQVYRILWIFHKIQPMCVVVVPQGSLPRRYCSLELANSTVEKKFLNGELPSTFVKFQMDNITLDFVPHSLYFNESIFSEHLSNLRSAALKETQSTTSLAKESQWQISGIDYRETSIDVGTGKRLTDFPNILDILEWRMKNNSNDSAFDDGGDNNASNNENNIHKRVSWSSFECIIASFLKKIIGSKSPLKRGDRVLIMSENSVEYVAIVMACFYCKFVVIPYPILREKYAEKDVEDFCNVVKAYGIKRIFTDAKTYNFFDGNVPVSKVLKKNKHVLPKITVFTKVKRKTGLSISIFKKYLKANYSSKPGTNSNAVPCIVWINREYDIKSNIHVTMTHSAFMNSCKMLKETLQLSPDRPLFSLCSYTTGIGFMMSCLLGIYVGCTTSLFSLSEVTLDPKEFLIGLQNLNVKDLFLRAETLCMLVEKANNLISLSRKNTTVSKKGNTTLLRPDLFRNVQNFMIPFSGRPNIYKIEGLIKKNTQVILSPVQINYVYENHFNPHITLRSYLGIPPVDLYLDPISLREGLIKTVDPSTVDTGGYLRVQDSGIVPVCTDVSIVNPETNMTCYNGEFGEIWCCSEGNAFNYSICAEGENSGKRILTKDPFINEQFNCKLKKDVDNGLSYLRTGDLGFIKSVSCPDAYGNVVDLNLLFVLGSINETVEILGLTHFVEDLERTVMNLISCFENCMISKAGGLLVCLVECRGDKQPKMANLTALIVSELLKNHGVILDLCAFVKHGTITNFDWNKNRATLMKDWFNQKLIIENQFGVNFGENISIYLLSEFEKQSQ, encoded by the coding sequence ATGCCCGACTTATCTATTCCAGAGAACCTTCCGACATATTTGCAAAACCAATTGAATGAGCTAGTGGATGATTTCACAGAGGAAAACTTGACTCTGAAGGGCTACCAAAACAAGCGGAAACAACTGTTGGATAACTATGCTCGCGGTAAGAGCAATCCTTTGACACCAGTCAAGTCTCAGGTCCATCCTCAATCAGTGAATCATTCTAGAACACAAAGTTGTAACTCCACAATAAGGACGGGCCACAGCACGCCGCATATCGGTGACGATAGTTCTATAGCATCTTCCATAAACCGGAGTCGAAATGGTGATTTGGACAGCATGAGCCCTGCGCTGCATGCTTCGCAACAGCATAATCGTGAAACGCAACACGCAAAAACTCCGCAGGGTAGGCACCACTCTCTTTATCGAGTAACTACCGTTAATTCTAATTCTGATTATTCTTCCCCCTCCAGCAGAAGAAAGAGATCTTCCATACAGCTTTCATTAccttcaaatgaaattacTGGTGTACCATATAATCCCATGGTTCCTTTATTACCACGTCAGGAGCACCCAGTTGCTGCGGAGTCTCTGCCGTCAATTGTTAGGGGACGCTTTGATCATTATTCATCAGAAACTGCATTTATTAGCATTAATGAAAAGGGTAAAGAGACAAGTATTTCATGGGATAGGTTGTATCTGAGAGCTGAGAAAATTGCGTATGTTTTGAGTAAGGAAAAACTATACAAGATGGACAAAATTCCATTATGGTATAATAGAAATGAAGTTATTGAATTCACGATTGCTTTATTAGGTTGTTTTATCGCCGGCATGGTCGCTGTTCCTGTGTCATTTGAAACTTATTCAGTTGCCGAAATCACTGAAATAATCAAACTTACCAATTCGAAGCAAAtattgatttcaaatgattgCCATAATCAACTAGAAAATTTATACAGTACTGTGAACCATACTAAGATGAAGTTGACCAAGAACGATTTCTTTTCACAGATCAATTTTATTAAGACAGATGATTTAGGAGCATATTCAAAAGCTAAAAAAACTGCCCCGACCTTCGATATACCAAATGTTTCGTATATAGAATTCACTAGGACTCCGTTAGGTAGATTGTCAGGTGTTGTGATGAAACATAAAATCCTTTCATATCAGTACAAAACATTGGCTGGTATTTTAAACTCAAGGGTTTTACCGcattggaagaaaaacGAAATCAACAGATCTCCTCACAAGAAGGATACTTGCCCGCGGTACACTATTTTGAATAGCTTAGATCCAACAAGGTCAACTGGCTTAATTCTAGGTGTCttattcaatattttttcaggAAATTTACTTGTATCAATCGATTATAGAATATTACAGAAACTGGGGGgatatgaaaatattaTAAACAAATTCAGAGCAgatattttattgaatgatCAGTTGCAATTAAAACAAGTTGTCATTAACTACTTAGATGATCCACAGTCAACTTTCTCCAAGAAGCAGAGAATCAATTTCGGTTGCATAAAATGCTGCTTAACGTCATGTACCACTATTGATACTGATGTTTCTGATATGGTTGTTAACAAATGGCTAAAAAATCTAGGTTGTCCTGATGCACCTATGTGTTATTCTCCAATGCTTACATTGCTAGACTTCGGAGGAGTGTTCCTTTCATTGAGAGATCAAATTGGAAAGCTGGataattttcaaattcattgCTCAAAACTGAGGCTAGAAGACGAATTGTTTGTCAATAAGGAAAATTTAAGGAGCAATATCATTCAGCCTAGTGTGTCTGCTATTGTTAATTCCTCCAACTCTTTTAACGAATACTTGAGAGTTGCTGCATACGGGTTTCCTATACCTGACGCAACGCTCTGCGTTGTAAATCCGGACGACAATACGCTTGTATCAGATTTGACAGTTGGTGAAATCTGGGTCCACTCAGATAGTCTCACTAACGAATTCTACCAAATGGATAGGGTCAACGACTTTGTTTTTAAAGCGAAATTGAACTACCAAAAGATGTATAATTTTCTCCTTGAACAGAATAACTCCTCATCGGCATTGGAAAGATTAGATACAATAATGACTATATGCCCATCAagtcttcaatttctcaGGACAAAACTGATAGGCTTCATTCACAATGGTAAGATATATGTTTTATCAATGGTAGAAGACATGTTCTtgcaaaatcaattgatcaGGTTGCCCAATTGGTCTCACACATCTGATGTTTCCAGAGCCAAAATTTCGACGGAGAAACCACCTCCACCTACGAGAAATAGTACGATTGGCATTCGCGACAAGAAACGTGTAGTACAAACCTATTATCTTCACCAAATCACCGAAACATTAGTGCGCACAGTTAATACTGTTTCAGAAGTATCAGCatttgaattgaatcaTAATAAAGAAGAACATTTCCTAGCGGTTGTCATAGAAAGTTCCATGGCAAGGCCTGCTGCAACTGCCCTGATAAGCGCAGGTCAGAACAAAAATGAGgttttggaaaaaaggATGAATGAGCTGACGGAGCAGGTATACCGTATATTATGGATTTTCCATAAAATTCAGCCAATGTGTGTTGTTGTAGTTCCTCAAGGTTCATTGCCTAGAAGATATTGTTCATTGGAACTCGCTAACAGCACTGTggagaaaaaattcttAAATGGGGAACTGCCGTCGACATTtgtgaaatttcaaatggatAATATCACATTAGATTTTGTTCCACATTCTTTGTATTTCAATGAAAGTATATTTTCCGAGCATTTATCGAACTTGAGAAGTGCTGCATTGAAAGAAACTCAGAGCACAACATCGCTGGCTAAAGAAAGTCAGTGGCAGATCTCAGGAATTGACTACAGAGAAACGTCCATTGATGTTGGCACCGGAAAAAGATTGACCGATTTTCCTAACATTTTAGATATATTGGAATGGAGGATGAAAAACAATAGCAATGATTCTGCGTTTGATGATGGAGGAGATAACAATGCGTCAAACAATGAGAACAACATCCATAAAAGGGTATCTTGGTCTTCCTTTGAATGCATAATTGcttctttcttgaaaaaaataattggCTCCAAGAGCCCATTAAAACGAGGTGATAGGGTTCTGATCATGTCAGAAAACTCAGTAGAATATGTGGCCATAGTTATGGCATGTTTCTACTGTAAATTTGTCGTTATTCCATATCCAATACTAAGAGAAAAGTACGCTGAAAAGgatgttgaagatttttgtAACGTGGTAAAAGCCTATGgtatcaaaagaatttttaCAGATGCAAAAACatacaatttttttgatggaAACGTACCGGTGTCAAAagtgttgaagaagaataagCATGTCCTTCCAAAGATTACAGTATTTACAAAAgtgaaaaggaaaacagGTTTGAGTATttcaatcttcaaaaaatatctgaaGGCAAACTATAGCTCAAAACCCGGAACTAATTCAAACGCTGTACCATGTATAGTATGGATTAATAGAGAATATGACATCAAAAGTAATATACACGTTACTATGACACATTCTGCCTTCATGAATTCgtgcaaaatgttaaagGAAACGTTACAGCTGTCACCAGATAGACCGCTTTTCTCCCTGTGCTCATACACCACTGGTATTGGATTTATGATGAGTTGTTTACTGGGTATTTACGTTGGATGCACAACGAGTCTTTTCAGTCTATCTGAGGTGACCTTGGACCCGAAAGAGTTCTTGATTGGTCTTCAAAACCTGAATGTAAAAGATTTATTCCTCAGAGCTGAAACATTATGCATGCTAGTGGAGAAGGCTAATAATCTAATCAGTCTATCGAGGAAAAATACCACAGTAagtaaaaaaggaaatacAACACTATTGCGGCCCGATCTCTTTAGAAACGTCCAGAATTTCATGATTCCGTTCTCAGGTCGACCAAATATTTACAAGATAGAAGGCTtgattaaaaaaaacacGCAGGTAATTTTAAGTCCGGTACAAATAAATTATGTCTATGAAAATCACTTCAATCCTCACATAACTTTGCGGTCCTATTTAGGAATTCCACCTGTCGATCTCTATCTTGACCCTATTTCATTACGAGAAGGATTGATCAAGACAGTAGATCCATCAACAGTTGATACAGGAGGCTACTTGAGGGTTCAAGATTCAGGAATTGTTCCAGTTTGCACTGACGTATCAATAGTTAATCCTGAGACAAATATGACGTGCTATAACGGAGAATTCGGCGAAATCTGGTGTTGCTCAGAAGGAAATGCTTTTAACTATTCGATTTGTGCCGAAGGTGAAAACAGCGGAAAGCGAATATTGACTAAAGATCCCTTTATCAACGAGCAGTTCAACTGTaagttgaaaaaggatGTTGATAATGGACTGTCATATTTGCGAACAGGCGATTTGGGGTTCATAAAGAGCGTCTCTTGTCCTGATGCGTATGGAAATGTTGTCGATCTGAATCTTCTCTTTGTACTTGGATCAATAAATGAAACTGTCGAAATTCTTGGACTGACtcattttgttgaagaCTTAGAAAGAACTGTAATGAATCTAATTTCatgctttgaaaattgcATGATTTCAAAAGCGGGTGGATTATTAGTATGTTTGGTCGAATGTCGAGGAGATAAACAACCTAAGATGGCAAATTTGACAGCATTGATTGTTTCAGAGCTATTAAAGAATCATGGGGTTATATTAGATTTATGTGCATTCGTTAAGCATGGAACGATTACTAATTTTGATTGGAATAAGAATCGTGCTACTCTAATGAAAGATTGGTTTAATCAAAAACTTATCATTGAGAATCAATTTGGTGTAAACTTTggtgaaaatatttcaatatatttactttctgaatttgaaaaacaaagcCAGTAA
- the ECM3 gene encoding putative ATPase ECM3 (similar to Saccharomyces cerevisiae YNL095C and ECM3 (YOR092W); ancestral locus Anc_2.192) — MSIPLGAVIWSSFKPIIKIYLIIGTGFLLARVGILSVQATRSISDIVLTLLLPCLSFNKIVGNIEDRDIKTVGIICLTSVLLFGTGLFFAYVIRRTMPVPRQWYGGILAGGMFPNISDLPIAYIQTMDQGFIFQPEEGDKGVACVIIFMAMFMLCVFNLGGFRLIESDFHYKDIESAVTPEENDSLKNEQEGQELEQGGPTHQPQRTDDSSILSSSSIIKPEKAITRSWDNESSSSSRPNPSSISLAYDDDGTENHERGNKDAPGNMWDYITTRKTQSQPVAYTADESQNQQRQIRVRRPSIRSIDLRDLPSENVTELIREYSNVNQYGRPRRNSALSDGDLDVALDEDEPLRYIPSSTSGSLINRNKSNLTKILTSDATVNTQDIRTSGSSLPSVLKKFPLTPFIVFFLKNCLRPASMALILALTIAFIPWVKALFVTTSSTPNLNQAPDQQPALSFVMDYTNYIGAASVPFGLLLLGATLGRLKLTKLYPGFWKSALTLVVLRMCIMPIFGVLWCDRLVKAGWVNWDDDKMLLFVIAIDWALPSMTTMIYFTASYTPPDSTDTIQMDCTSFFLMIQYPIMVVSLPFLVSYFLKVQMKI, encoded by the coding sequence ATGAGTATTCCATTGGGTGCAGTAATATGGAGTTCTTTCAAGCCAATCATAAAAATTTATCTGATCATAGGTACAGGTTTCCTGCTTGCGCGAGTGGGCATACTGTCAGTACAGGCGACAAGAAGCATTTCAGACATTGTGTTGACGCTACTGCTGCCCTGTTTATCGTTTAACAAGATTGTGGGAAACATCGAGGACAGAGATATCAAAACGGTCGGGATAATATGTCTGACGTCAGTTCTACTTTTCGGAACAGGCTTGTTCTTTGCGTATGTCATCAGAAGAACAATGCCGGTGCCAAGACAGTGGTATGGGGGTATACTTGCCGGCGGTATGTTTCCTAATATTAGCGATTTACCGATCGCATACATACAGACGATGGACCAAGGGTTCATATTTCAGCCGGAAGAGGGTGATAAAGGGGTGGCGTGCGTGATAATATTTATGGCGATGTTCATGCTTTGTGTTTTCAATCTCGGTGGTTTCAGGCTGATAGAATCGGACTTTCATTACAAGGACATTGAGAGTGCAGTGACGCCGGAGGAAAAcgattctttgaaaaatgaacaAGAGGGACAAGAGCTAGAACAAGGTGGACCAACACATCAACCGCAAAGAACAGATGACAGCAGTATTTTGTCCTCCTCCTCCATTATAAAGCCAGAGAAGGCCATAACTAGAAGCTGGGATAACGAGTCTTCGTCTTCAAGTCGACCTAATCCGTCATCTATTTCCCTCGCctatgatgatgatggaaCTGAAAATCatgaaagaggaaataAAGATGCACCGGGTAACATGTGGGATTATATAACAACTCGTAAAACTCAGAGTCAACCAGTTGCTTATACAGCAGACGAGTCACAAAATCAGCAGCGTCAAATAAGAGTGAGGCGGCCATCTATCAGGTCGATTGATTTGAGAGATTTGCCCTCCGAAAATGTCACAGAATTGATCCGTGAATATTCAAACGTTAATCAGTACGGTAGACCAAGAAGAAATTCTGCACTCTCCGACGGAGATCTAGATGTCGCTctcgatgaagatgagcCATTAAGGTATATTCCAAGCAGTACGAGTGGTTCGCTAATCAATAGAAACAAATCaaatttgacaaaaatCTTGACCTCTGATGCGACCGTTAATACGCAAGATATTAGAACATCTGGTAGTTCATTACCGAGTGtcctgaaaaaatttcctttGACTCCCTTTATCgtgttttttttgaaaaactgtttGAGACCGGCATCAATGGCATTAATTTTAGCATTGACCATAGCATTTATACCATGGGTCAAAGCGCTTTTTGTTACTACAAGTTCAACTCCCAATCTGAATCAAGCACCAGATCAACAACCAGCTTTAAGCTTTGTCATGGATTACACGAATTATATTGGTGCAGCGTCAGTCCCATTTGGTTTATTGTTACTAGGCGCTACCTTAGGAAGATTGAAACTAACAAAACTCTATCCTGGTTTTTGGAAATCCGCGCTTACATTAGTCGTGTTAAGGATGTGTATAATGCCAATCTTTGGTGTTCTTTGGTGTGATCGTTTAGTAAAGGCAGGTTGGGTTAATTGggatgatgataaaatgTTACTATTCGTGATTGCCATTGATTGGGCATTACCATCAATGACCACCATGATTTATTTTACGGCGAGTTATACCCCTCCAGATAGTACAGACACAATTCAAATGGATTGCACctcattctttttgatgattcaaTATCCAATTATGGTCGTTAGTCTGCCATTTTTGGTTTCGTATTTTCTGAAagttcaaatgaaaatatga
- the MRPL16 gene encoding mitochondrial 54S ribosomal protein uL16m (similar to Saccharomyces cerevisiae MRPL16 (YBL038W); ancestral locus Anc_3.327), which produces MIALLSLKDGLLASRASGIPRTLVRFKHEYAPRFKEVQKKQKGRVPVRTGGSIKGSTLQFGTYGMRLKTEGTRLTAQQLKEADNAIMRYVRPLANGKLWRRLCTNIAVCIKGNETRMGKGKGAFDHWMVRVPTGKVIFEMRGDNLHEKVAREAFRKAGSKLPGVYEFISSDSLIRVGLHGFKDPKDDPKINYLEKLVNKPTKEFLNIQKSKDPQYRLFKGR; this is translated from the coding sequence ATGATTGCTCTACTGAGTCTAAAAGATGGCCTCTTGGCCAGCAGAGCGAGTGGGATACCACGCACTCTGGTGCGTTTCAAACACGAGTATGCTCCCCGGTTTAAAGAAGtacagaaaaaacaaaaaggaAGAGTCCCCGTGAGAACAGGTGGGTCGATCAAAGGTTCTACTTTGCAGTTTGGCACGTATGGGATGCGTCTCAAGACAGAAGGCACAAGGTTGACTGCCCAGCAGTTAAAGGAAGCGGATAACGCAATCATGAGATACGTGAGACCACTGGCAAACGGCAAATTGTGGAGAAGACTCTGCACCAACATTGCGGTTTGTATAAAAGGTAACGAAACAAGAATGGGTAAAGGTAAGGGTGCGTTTGATCATTGGATGGTGCGTGTACCTACTGGGAAAGtaatatttgaaatgagGGGCGATAATCTGCATGAGAAAGTTGCACGTGAGGCTTTCAGAAAGGCTGGGTCAAAGCTTCCCGGTGTCTACGAATTCATATCATCAGACTCTCTGATCCGAGTTGGTCTCCACGGGTTCAAAGACCCCAAAGATGATCCAAAGATAAATTACTTGGAAAAGCTTGTCAACAAACCGACAAAAGAATTcttgaatattcaaaaatctaAAGATCCGCAATATAGGTTATTCAAGGGTCGTTGA
- the RFC5 gene encoding replication factor C subunit 5 (similar to Saccharomyces cerevisiae RFC5 (YBR087W); ancestral locus Anc_3.326) gives MSLWVDKYRPRSLDTLSHNDDLTNLLKSLAHRPRDLPHLLLYGPNGSGKKTRCMSLLESIFGAGVYRMKIDVRQFVTPSNRKLDLNVVSSPYHLEITPSDMGNNDRIVIQELLKEVAQSEQVDFQDSKEGLAHRYKCVIINEADSLTRDAQSALRRTMEKYSRNIRLIMVCDSMSSIIAPIKSRCFMIRCPAPQDRETIEILKIVAKEENVKLESETILQDIATASSGNLRVALLMMESMSLANEMQLKSTTPIIRPDWESVILKMANKIQKDRSVDCLLECRSIIYDLLAHCISAKIILQELTFALMKNANSEKIKVDIISTSSMFDERLSLGTKSIYHLEGFIARVMCCMDSSQ, from the coding sequence ATGTCTCTGTGGGTTGACAAATATCGTCCCAGAAGTTTAGATACATTGTCTCATAATGATGACCTTACAAATCTGCTTAAATCTTTAGCTCATCGACCTCGAGACCTTCCACATCTGTTGTTATATGGACCAAACGGCAGtgggaaaaaaacaagatgCATGTCATTGCTGGAATCAATATTTGGAGCTGGTGTTTatagaatgaaaatagatGTTAGACAATTTGTGACGCCATCCAATCGTAAACTAGATTTAAATGTTGTTAGCTCACCGTATCATTTAGAAATTACACCAAGTGATATGGGTAACAATGATAGAATTGTGATTCAAGAGCTGTTGAAAGAGGTTGCCCAATCCGAACAGGTTGATTTTCAAGACTCAAAAGAAGGATTGGCCCATAGATACAAATGTGTTATCATCAATGAGGCCGATTCCTTGACACGTGATGCGCAATCGGCATTAAGGCGAACCATGGAAAAGTACTCCAGAAATATCAGGCTCATTATGGTTTGTGACTCAATGTCATCAATAATTGCTCCTATAAAGTCGCGTTGTTTCATGATCCGTTGTCCAGCGCCACAAGACCGTGAGACCATTGAGATTCTAAAGATTGTTGCTAAAGAGGAGAATGTCAAATTAGAATCGGAAACCATATTGCAAGACATAGCCACTGCATCATCAGGAAATTTGAGGGTGGCATTGCTTATGATGGAATCGATGTCATTGGCAAATGAAATGCAATTGAAATCGACCACGCCAATAATAAGACCAGATTGGGAATCTGTCATATTAAAAATGGCAAACAAGATACAAAAAGACAGATCCGTCGACTGCCTGTTAGAATGTCGCTCTATAATTTACGACTTACTAGCACACTGCATTTCTGCAAAAATCATTTTGCAGGAACTAACCTTTGCACTGATGAAGAACGCGAACAGTGAAAAGATAAAAGTTGATATAATCAGCACTTCAAGTATGTTTGACGAAAGGCTCTCACTTGGTACTAAAAGTATTTACCATTTGGAGGGTTTTATCGCAAGGGTGATGTGTTGCATGGACAGCTCGCAATAG